In a genomic window of Salminus brasiliensis chromosome 12, fSalBra1.hap2, whole genome shotgun sequence:
- the nudt9 gene encoding ADP-ribose pyrophosphatase, mitochondrial isoform X1, producing MKPVLLNWAGSVQIALAVVGLPYGVCASGYCKAISSRVPSLCRSSFAFMSSSAMHTKARCPVYPGSNIQRFPVPDDKISWSTDWPEYNPVNYTAPSVLKKPAWADSEIGSFSPKFNSLDGSVDRRSHEGNYTVQDGRPLNPKGRTGLNGRGLLGRWGPNHAADPIVTRWKRDGSGQRVSHAVSNLPVLQFVSIKRKDCGEWAIPGGMVDPGELVSLTLQREFSEEALNSLQASPQEREKIRERIAQLFKSPGFQVYKGYVDDPRNTDNSWMETVAVNFHDETGDSVSELPLQAGDDAGQVKWIDVDSSQPLYASHSSFLQTVTKKRNAHW from the exons ATGAAACCAGTATTACTGAACTGGGCTGGGTCGGTGCAGATAGCTCTCGCTGTTGTGGGACTACCGTACGGCGTTTGTGCAAGTGGATACTG TAAAGCCATTAGCAGCAGAGTCCCGAGTCTTTGTAGATCAAGCTTTGCCTTCATGTCATCATCTGCCATGCACACCAAAGCCCGCTGCCCAGTCTACCCTGGCTCCAACATACAGCGCTTCCCTGTCCCAGACGATAAGATTAGCTGGTCAACAGACTGGCCCGAATACAACCCTGTCAACTACACAGCTCCCTCCGTGCTGAAGAAACCTGCCTGGGCTGATTCAGAGATTGG TTCATTTTCCCCCAAGTTTAACTCACTCGATGGGTCTGTGGATAGAAGGAGCCACGAGGGAAACTACACTGTACAAGATGGTCGACCACT TAACCCAAAGGGAAGAACTGGATTGAATGGTCGGGGCCTTCTGGGTAGGTGGGGTCCGAACCATGCTGCAGACCCCATAGTGACCAG GTGGAAGAGGGACGGTTCAGGGCAGCGTGTTTCACATGCTGTCTCTAATCTTCCTGTGCTGCAGTTTGTGTCCATCAAGAGGAAGGACTGTGGGGAATGGGCCATTCCAGGG GGTATGGTGGACCCAGGAGAGTTAGTGTCTCTAACCCTGCAGCGAGAGTTCTCAGAGGAGGCACTGAACTCTCTCCAGGCCTCCCCACAAGAGCGGGAGAAGATCCGTGAGCGGATCGCTCAGCTTTTCAAATCTCCAGGTTTTCAG GTGTATAAAGGTTATGTAGATGATCCAAGAAACACGGACAATTCCTGGATGGAAACGGTTGCTGTTAACTTCCATGATGAAACAG GGGACAGTGTAAGTGAGCTGCCGCTGCAAGCTGGCGATGATGCAGGCCAAGTGAAATGGATTGATGTCGACTCTTCTCAGCCGCTGTATGCCAGTCACTCCAGTTTTCTGCAAACCGTTACCAAGAAAAGAAACGCCCATTGGTAA
- the nudt9 gene encoding ADP-ribose pyrophosphatase, mitochondrial isoform X2 yields MSSSAMHTKARCPVYPGSNIQRFPVPDDKISWSTDWPEYNPVNYTAPSVLKKPAWADSEIGSFSPKFNSLDGSVDRRSHEGNYTVQDGRPLNPKGRTGLNGRGLLGRWGPNHAADPIVTRWKRDGSGQRVSHAVSNLPVLQFVSIKRKDCGEWAIPGGMVDPGELVSLTLQREFSEEALNSLQASPQEREKIRERIAQLFKSPGFQVYKGYVDDPRNTDNSWMETVAVNFHDETGDSVSELPLQAGDDAGQVKWIDVDSSQPLYASHSSFLQTVTKKRNAHW; encoded by the exons ATGTCATCATCTGCCATGCACACCAAAGCCCGCTGCCCAGTCTACCCTGGCTCCAACATACAGCGCTTCCCTGTCCCAGACGATAAGATTAGCTGGTCAACAGACTGGCCCGAATACAACCCTGTCAACTACACAGCTCCCTCCGTGCTGAAGAAACCTGCCTGGGCTGATTCAGAGATTGG TTCATTTTCCCCCAAGTTTAACTCACTCGATGGGTCTGTGGATAGAAGGAGCCACGAGGGAAACTACACTGTACAAGATGGTCGACCACT TAACCCAAAGGGAAGAACTGGATTGAATGGTCGGGGCCTTCTGGGTAGGTGGGGTCCGAACCATGCTGCAGACCCCATAGTGACCAG GTGGAAGAGGGACGGTTCAGGGCAGCGTGTTTCACATGCTGTCTCTAATCTTCCTGTGCTGCAGTTTGTGTCCATCAAGAGGAAGGACTGTGGGGAATGGGCCATTCCAGGG GGTATGGTGGACCCAGGAGAGTTAGTGTCTCTAACCCTGCAGCGAGAGTTCTCAGAGGAGGCACTGAACTCTCTCCAGGCCTCCCCACAAGAGCGGGAGAAGATCCGTGAGCGGATCGCTCAGCTTTTCAAATCTCCAGGTTTTCAG GTGTATAAAGGTTATGTAGATGATCCAAGAAACACGGACAATTCCTGGATGGAAACGGTTGCTGTTAACTTCCATGATGAAACAG GGGACAGTGTAAGTGAGCTGCCGCTGCAAGCTGGCGATGATGCAGGCCAAGTGAAATGGATTGATGTCGACTCTTCTCAGCCGCTGTATGCCAGTCACTCCAGTTTTCTGCAAACCGTTACCAAGAAAAGAAACGCCCATTGGTAA
- the cln3 gene encoding battenin, giving the protein MLSAAHDILKQQESQNATAPTPAPGLLQSAGGNSSNSSRYDCNPVSTAAVLLADILPTLVIKLTAPFYIHKMPYGFRVLLCVATATVSFLVVSFSSTVLMSILGVVFASVSAGLGELSFLSLTVYFSSDVLSGWGSGTGGAGVAGAVLYSALTQAGLSPRNTLLIMLIVPAVMLISYFFLLVFPPSFPQWKSKEATHQGSQERRPLIWEDDDQTQEDRHTGPLTFSDKLHVLKDLLKFTFPLALVYFAEYFINQGLLELLFFPHSFLSHAQQYRWYQTLYQIGVMISRTSLFCIKIKKIWLLALLQCVNAVLLSFAVLYQFLPSVWLVFFIVVYEGLLGGAAYVNIFYLISTETGDREREYAMAAASVGDSVGIALSGALAIPVHNYFCSL; this is encoded by the exons ATGCTGAGTGCTGCTCATGACATCTTAAAACAACAGGAATCTCAGAATGCAACAGCGCCT ACCCCAGCCCCAGGCCTCTTGCAGTCAGCCGGTGgaaacagcagcaacagcagccgCTATGACTGCAATCCTGTATCTACTGCA GCTGTCCTTTTGGCTGACATCCTACCAACCCTAGTGATCAAGCTTACAGCCCCGTTTTACATCCACAAAATGCCTTATGG GTTTCGTGTTCTGCTGTGTGTCGCCACGGCAACAGTTAGCTTCTTAGTGGTGTCGTTTTCCTCTACAGTGTTGATGAGCATCTTGG GTGTTGTGTTTGCCAGTGTGAGCGCAGGTCTCGGAGAACTCTCCTTCCTCTCCCTCACCGTCTATTTCAGCAG TGATGTGTTGAGTGGATGGGGATCTGGTACAGGGGGTGCTGGGGTCGCTGGAGCTGTTCTGTACTCTGCCCTCACACAGGCGGGTCTGTCGCCTCGGAATACTCTGCTGATCATGCTGATTGTCCCTGCTGTCATGCTGATCAG ctaCTTCTTCCTTCTGGTCTTTCCTCCCTCGTTCCCACAGTGGAAGTCCAAAGAAGCGACTCATCAAGGCTCCCAGGAAAGACGGCCCTTGATATGGGAAGATGACGACCaaacacaag AGGACAGACATACTGGACCCCTGACCTTTTCAGACAAGCTACACGTCCTGAAa GATCTGCTGAAGTTTACTTTTCCTCTAGCTCTGGTCTACTTTGCTGAGTATTTCATTAACCAGGGGTTG ttgGAGTTGCTCTTCTTTCCACATTCCTTTCTCTCCCATGCACAGCAGTATCGCTG GTATCAGACTCTGTACCAGATCGGTGTAATGATATCCCGCACATCTCTTTTCTGCATTAAGATCAAAAAGATCTGGCTGCTGGCTTTGTTACAG TGTGTGAATGCAGTCCTGCTGTCCTTTGCAGTGTTATATCAGTTCTTGCCAAGTGTGTGGCTGGTGTTTTTTATAGTTGTCTATGAAGGTCTGCTGGGAGGAGCAGCCTATGTCAACATTTTCTACTTAATCAGCACAGAG ACTGGTGACCGTGAGAGGGAATATGCCATGGCCGCAGCGAGTGTAGGGGACAGTGTTGGTATTGCCCTATCCGGAGCTTTGGCTATCCCTGTCCACAACTACTTCTGCTCTCTGTGA